The following DNA comes from Miscanthus floridulus cultivar M001 chromosome 5, ASM1932011v1, whole genome shotgun sequence.
ACGCTAATGCCATTAGCGATAACTTCCTGGATGGAAGGAACACATTCCGCAGTAGCAGGGATCTTTATGTAGACATTGGGGCGGTTGACCACTTTGTGCAACCACTTTGCTGCTTCAACAGTTCCTTGGGTGTCATTTGCCAACCTAGGAGACACCTCCACGGAGACATACCCATCAGCCCCATTGGTCTCGTTGTAGATAGGCTCAAAAAGTTTGCACGCGTCTTGAATATCCTTTATAACGAGTTCCCAGTAAGCGCTCTCCGCGTCCTTTCCACCCGAAATGAGCTGCTTGAACTGATCATCATATGCGCTGGACGATGAAATAGCCTTTTGGAAAATCTGCATCGTGTTGAGAACATGGTCAGGAGTGAATGCACAACTATGCAAGCGATCAATCGACCATACAATGCAAAGCAAAAGCTGGAAATGGAGGATTACCGTAGGGTTGCTGGTGACTCCACGAACACCGCTGGCAATAAGGGGGAGCAAGTCGGTGACAGGGCGGCAGAGGTTGTCGTACCACGGGGACAGGCCCTGGAGCTCGTAGAGATCATGAAGCGCGGTCTTCTTGGTCGGAGCACCATTTCCTTCCTTGGCAGAAGCCATCGCCCTGGAAATTGCAATTCAACGAGTAAGGTCATGTCCACAGGTTAGTTGGACTGCAAAAGAGTGGTGTGCACAAAGGCATTCATATTATCCCTCTTGAAACAAGGGTGGTGTATGCAGCTAGAATTCTTTCGACCATAATGGAAACCGTCGGTGCTTTTGGCAGCGtgtgtgctgctgctgctatcaAGAGGTCTACTACAGCAGGAGCGAGTCAGCGACACGGGAGGAGGAAGCTCCGGGCACGGCAGTCACGGCAACCCCCACCTCCACACGGATCTCGCACCCGCACGGCGAGTGGTCCGAGTGGAGATGCTGGTATGCCAGAAGGCTCCAACCCGTCCATTTCCCAATCGAACGGCCGCAGAAACGTACAGGAGGAGGCTCCATTCAGGACCAGATCGCGGGGTCCGCCCCTAGCCACGTCAGGCCAGGCGGCGTGGTGGGCTACGCTCCAAATCGACGCGGCAGAACACCAGCCCGCGATTCTAGCCTAAGATGCCATCGATCTCCTACCCGAAGAATCGAAAGCACGCAAGGAACGGACAGCTCGAATCAAATTTATCAAACCTCGCGAGAATTAACCACCCACTGACTCAAGCATGGGCACGGATGCGAAGGCCAGTCTAGCCAACCAGATCGAATCCAATTCCACAGATTAGATAGAGCGCGCAGGCGCGGAAGAGGAGAGGGGGAAGGAAGTGGGGGAGGGTGGAGTCAGAGTCACGCACATGATGGGGCTCCTGGCTCGCCCGGCGACGGAGACGCTGACCCGGCGCGGGGAGGGGGCGAAGGCGAGGGCGGCGGTGCGGAGGGACGCCGGCCGgagcggcgccgccgccggccggggtgCGGCTAGCTTGGACACCGTGCCGGTCATCGCCGCTCGTCGGGGTTGTTGGTGGGAAGTGCGAGGAAGAGCAGATGGGATGGGTTGGTTGGCCGGTCGCTCAGGGGGGTCGTTGCGAGGTTTTGCTGCTCGTCAGCATCCATAAGTAGCAGACGCCTCCGTGTGTTTCCGCCCGCCGCTTTTACACGGACAACCCTGCTCGATGTTTATTTTCGTCCAAACACAAAGACGCAGCTGACTTCTATTCTCTCTCGCGAATTACACGCTCATGTATATTTACTCTCTATATAAACATAGTgctggtttagttcccaaaaactttctcaaaaaatgctacagtagccatcacatcgaattttgcgatacgtgcatggaacattaaatgtagacgaaaaaaaactaattacacagtttggtgggaaattacgagacgaacgttttgagcctaattagtctatgattgaacaataattgccaaataaaaacgaaagtgctacagtagccaaatttccaaaaatcacgaactaaacacagccataGATACACGCACGTACAAACGGGGGcggagctagagcaaatttgAGAAGGTGTGCTTGCATGAGTGtaaggtcttttgacatgaagATGCAATATACGGTGAAAATTTAGCTCTTATCACTGTTTTTTAATTTTCCTATGGGTGTGGCTGCACCCAACACAATGAACGTAGATCTGCCCCTGCATACAAACTCTAACAAGTATCTTCGAAAGACTGAGCTAGCATTGATTAACGAAGTTCTCTTCTAAATTGCATAGTAACACTCAGAAACACGTACTTATATTTACTCCTTATGAACACACACGTCTCCCAAAGAAAAAAAACACTGGTAGATCAtgaaaaaaatccaaaaaaaaacgAACAACCGTTCCAAGTCGACTACTTAGAATCGAATGGGTAGATTCCACCAAAAGAAAACTAACCATCTAGATTACGCTGTGTTCACCTCTTTGGTCTTCCCATTGCTTCCTCCTCCACTATCTGGCATAGTCAGCGCTTATTTAGATCTTTATAGGCTAACTTTACAAAGTTTAGCTCAAGTGCATCTAATATAAACAGAAGGGGCTAACAGTAGATTAGTCGTGGCTAGGTATTAGCCTAGTATAGCTAGCTAAAAAGAGCTAATAATTTATTACTAGAGATGTATGCATCTATTACTCGATATCTAAATATGTCTGGTCTAAGTTTTAGGTTCGACTAACAATTACCTTTAGCTGCCAAGCAGTCGTTCGCACGTCTCCTCACATGTGAAACAACACAAGAAATTAAGATTCGATGAGTTCCATGAAACGCAACTGATGTACACCAcaagccatcttcttcctcctccttagaCTGAAAGCGACCATCCAGGTTTTTGACAATGTTTGGAGAAATAGGATGTATGTAGCAAAACTGAAACATCCATCCTTTTCTTCTATAAAAATGGTTGCAAATGGGGAAAGAGGAGTGGGTTGGTGGCGTAATTGATGCGTAGGGTTGTTCAAGATATTTTCGACGTTTCACACACACAAACATGCTTGACCTTGATGGATATACTGTGACATGACTTAGTTTAAGAGTTCGACATAGTTTTAAGGAAAAAGTCTAtttttggccctccaactatggCTGCAGTTTTGTTCTAACCCTCTAACTCCAAAACCAGACACACGCAGTCCCTTAACTCTAAAAACCGTTTAAAATTGGCCCTCACGCCCATTTGACCCGCCACGACCCCGCCTGTCAGGCCTTTCCCTCTCACCGCCAGGTTGGGACCACTTGTCATCCCCCACCCTCTCTTCGCGGGCCCCGCCTATCAGGCCTTTCTCCAACCTCCCCGCCACACGTCGTTGCCACCACGGTGGCCAGCACAGGCAGTGCTAGGCATGGCTGCTGCTCTTGCTGCTCGTGCCATGGCTCGCTGCTCGCCCACACGGGCCCCGTGTCCTGCTCGTCGCTCGCCTATGCCGCCGCGGTGCCCTGCTCGCTGCTCGCCCGCGCGGCGTCGACACCCCGCTCGCCACTCACCTGCGCTGTCGCGGTGCCCTGCTCGTTGCTCGCTCGCGCGGCCACGTCCTGGGCTGGAGCTTCGCCATGGAAGGCGTAGCAGCCCCACCGCTGGACACCTTTAGGCTACCGTCGTTGTCGCTTTTGGGGCGTTATTCTTCGCGCTACTCGTCGGCGGGCGTTCTTCCTGTACGTCCGGTCTCCGCACGTTGTTCACGTTCGCTGGCTCGTCGCCGATGCCAAGGCCGCCTCCGCTACAGCCAAGTTGTGCAAGTTTTGCGTGCGGCCGTCGCCTCTGCAACTATGGCTGCAACAC
Coding sequences within:
- the LOC136451048 gene encoding uncharacterized protein, translating into MTGTVSKLAAPRPAAAPLRPASLRTAALAFAPSPRRVSVSVAGRARSPIMAMASAKEGNGAPTKKTALHDLYELQGLSPWYDNLCRPVTDLLPLIASGVRGVTSNPTIFQKAISSSSAYDDQFKQLISGGKDAESAYWELVIKDIQDACKLFEPIYNETNGADGYVSVEVSPRLANDTQGTVEAAKWLHKVVNRPNVYIKIPATAECVPSIQEVIANGISVNVTLIFSIARYEAVIDAYLDGLEASGLSDLSRVTSVASFFVSRVDTLIDKMLEKIGTPEALALRGKAAVAQAKLANQLYQKKFSGPRWEALAKKGAKKQRLLWASTGVKNPAYPDTLYVDSLIGPDTVNTMPDQALQAFIDHGTVSRTVDANVSEAEGVYSALEKLGIDWEEVGKQLELEGVDSFKKSFDSLLVSLQEKGNSLKTASV